One window from the genome of Myxocyprinus asiaticus isolate MX2 ecotype Aquarium Trade chromosome 30, UBuf_Myxa_2, whole genome shotgun sequence encodes:
- the LOC127421598 gene encoding 39S ribosomal protein L3, mitochondrial-like: MAAWTCRFFRLGDCLIRGAQGSFCRTGATLERAPFVQCVRTHQTDTWWDDHLTEDNASFLKKDYWGGIQTTGSRRVGVVAVKLGMMPVWTKSGERHVVTMLQVQDCHVVKHLSKEEFDGRTAALVVGGKSISPFHRAEGYLEIFRNAGIPPKQKITTFCVSDNAIIKPGTPLYAAHFCPGQYVDITAKTIGKGFQGVMKRWGFKGQPASHGQTKTHRRPGSLGPGGDPAKVFKGKKMPGRMGNVYDTAHGLKIWRVNTKYNGLYVNGSVPGHRNCLVKVRDTILPNRVVKNKNPPFPTFFADGDEELPEDLYDEDMFQFGEPIPE, encoded by the exons ATGGCAGCATGGACGTGTAGGTTTTTCAGGCTTGGTGATTGTTTAATAAGAGGAGCGCAAGGAAGCTTTTGCAGAACTGGAGCAACACTAGAAAG AGCCCCTTTCGTTCAGTGTGTAAGGACCCATCAGACAGACACATGGTGGGATGATCACCTCACAGAAGATAATGCTTCTTTTCTAAAAAAAGACTATTGGGGAGGAATACAGACAACAG GGAGTCGGAGGGTTGGCGTAGTGGCTGTTAAACTCGGAATGATGCCTGTGTGGACCAAGTCTGGAGAGAGACACGTAGTGACCATGCTGCAG GTCCAGGATTGTCATGTGGTAAAACACCTATCCAAAGAAGAGTTTGATGGCCGCACAGCAGCTCTTGTTGTGGGAGGAAAAAGCATCTCTCCGTTTCAC aGGGCAGAGGGATATTTAGAGATTTTCCGGAATGCAGGAATTCCTCCTAAACAGAAAATCACCACATTTTGTGTGTCAGACAATGCTATCATCAAACCAG gtaCTCCTCTATATGCAGCTCACTTTTGTCCAGGCCAGTATGTGGACATCACAGCCAAAAC CATTGGAAAAGGTTTTCAAGGTGTAATGAAGCGCTGGGGGTTCAAAGGTCAGCCTGCTTCTCACGGCCAAACTAAGACACACAGGAGGCCAGGATCTTTGGGACCAGGAGGG GACCCAGCTAAAGTTTTCAAAGGAAAGAAGATGCCAGGCAGGATGGGAAATGTTTATGACACTGCTCATGGCTTAAAG ATATGGAGAGTGAACACCAAATATAACGGTCTTTATGTCAACGGTTCAGTACCAGGCCACCGCAACTGTCTGGTTAAG GTCAGAGACACAATTCTACCCAATCGGGTGGTGAAGAACAAGAACCCACCCTTCCCCACGTTCTTTGCTGATGGAGACGAGGAGCTTCCTGAAGACCTCTACGATGAAGACATGTTCCAGTTTGGAGAGCCCATCCCTGAATGA